The segment CTCTGGGATGTAGGCGGTTCTAACAACCATAGGAACACTAGGAATGTGTTCTATCAGCCAACACACGGTAGGTTGATTGGAccttataattacatattacatttatttaaagttttaatatagacCTTCTTCGTCTATAGGTATAATTTTGGTTCACGATCTCACAAATAGGAAAAGTcagttaaatttacaaaaatggtTGTCGGAGATACTAAACCAAGATGGTACCAATCCAAATTATCAACACGTGGACGTGGATCCAGAACAATTTCTAGGGTCTACACAAGTAAGTTATTGATGTTCGATTTTTCTTAATCTTTATGagttcaaatgaaaaaagaagAAGAATATTATTCCtcaaaaacagtttaaaacaTCCTAATtggataatgagatctaagattttcgcgagtattcatttaaatgaaactagtatttttcggatttactacgcggattttattatttaaaaactacataatcccgacgtttcggttactttgcagcaaccgtgatcacgggcagacgaggtgtgtttaaataataaaatccgcgtagtaaatccgaaaaatactagtttcatttatccTAATTGGATAGCCAATATAATTTCCTTACACCCTAGGCTCGCAATTATTCATGCACGTGGAGGAACATATAAGAATTCAAAATCGAAATTTCCAGATTCCCATTCTAGTTATAGGGACCAAATACGATTTGGCTGAAGAGAAGCAACGAAAAAATCAGTACCGAAGACTGGCTAGCAGTATCGCGGAACAGTGCGGCGCTGACGAAATATTCGTTACCTGCCATCAAGCAAGGTATTGTGCCATCAAATACCAAAATATTTCGTTCCAGTGTTATTTTCATCCTCACGTTTCCTAACCTTTTAATTTTCAGCATTTGAGTTACAGCCAAAAAAATTTTGGCTTAAATTTTAGGGTGAATTCGTATCGTAAACATTGTATTTTGTAGAGACTAAGTATTATTTCAGGTCACTCGCTCCGGGGACCAGCAACTCTGTGAAATTAACAAGGTTCTTTGATAAGGTAGGAGAGAAATAACTATACTAGTTATTAGGATAGACtattaacttttttcatattattatttttttgacaacaTGATTTCGaactatttttgaatattaaaatttttttgtttgctacaatacaaaaaattccttaaattttttgttaaatttctaTTGCATCAAGAATATTCTTTTTTCTGTACGTACCAATAGATGGACTGTTTGATTGACTGTGTGTTGAAGTATAAAAAGTgttgcaatataaaaaaataaccaaaattgTTAAAAGCACTTAAAATCCTTtatacaactttattttatattccatcATCATATAGAAGTGAAAGtagcattttatatatatttttttactttatatttttcttctggTACATATTAGTTATAACCTCTTTACTTTTGTACCATAGAGAACGAAGATTGTTTTTCTTTCATCACATTACCAGTAGTGGAATTGAATAAGATTTTTCACATAaaggaatataattattaaaccagGTAATAGAGCGTCGTTACTATGCGACTCAGTTTCCTGACAAACGTCGTTTGATTCCACCCCACGTATTATCAACACCGGTTTCGACGAACAAGAACACGCATTACCTCAGTCCGAGGTTCTATCACATGGATTGATTCAAAATCATTAtgaaacgttaaaaaaatattcttgtataataaaattatttaatctgtgctttgtattattatagcCTAAGTAGATCTATTTGTTTGacgtttaaaatttacctaaataacttttatgctTGCAACTTACAACAGTGTGCGTACTTTGTCGaccgtttttattattaaccttAACACACTACTACCAGTCGCCAAAGAGGATTTAACTgcaattaagtaaataatagttGGACTTTTACCAGGCGTAacggtaaaaataattataattgaaatatgtattacaaCTTGTAATTGATAAAATGCAAACACAAAACCTTTgcatatatatagaaatgaatGTAATGGTAAATACGTTACTTTATCCCAATTTAATAATTCGGCCTTCAAGCTTCCAACTCAACCCAGTTCACGTAGCGGTATAAATGAAGCAAGTGGTTTTGTTAACTTCAAACTAATTTCAGAGAGAGCATAAAAACGATCTTGGAATGTCGAAAATTCTCGGAGAATACTTCTTATATTTTCCTAATATAATTCGATACCTATCTACTATAATCTTTACTTCTCATATAAAAGTgtcaacatttaaattttaatgtgattgAAAGACAGAAGCTAATATAAGCATAAAATCTTCATGATCGTTGAAAGGTCAACGAAAGGAGATACATTTTGATTTAggtttttgaaagaaatagaTGTAACAGTAATTGTTGTGacttagatatttatatgacacCTCTTTGACattaaaggaataaaatgAGCTGTAGGAAAAACTGCCACAGATATAGAAAGGAGTAGTTAATAAAGCTATAATTTTGAGTACTTTCctgcaattttaatttaatttgtttataaaatggtCATAACCTGGTTGGTCTTTGTGTGATTGATGTTACTTATGGTCAAAAATCGAAGGtaaaaatttgcaaaaaacattttttttacattaaagcaCAGGTGAAGATGAATTTAGAAGAAAACAttcttagtaattttttattactcttaTTATCATCACTACAATGCCCAGACTCTCACATAATCCACTTGTAAAGAAGCCGAATGTCCCTCGTTTTGATCGAGCATCCAGGTTGGCAGCCAGGAATTGCGGCCATTCCAGAAGTCAGTTGCGgcctaaaattattcattttatatttcgaaaaaggaattttaaaatcgtattctagaaataataaacatattgattgtatacatatcGATTTCGCGTACTAACATACACTATTATACAACAGAGAACTTCACAACCCTcacttataaatatcttaacgTTTAGTTGCCAAAATTTCGAGTGAAACTTAAAATGAATCTTAGGTTTTTTGTAAGTACTTGTAAATATACTTACACGAGGAGAATTGTTGGACCAGGGTTTTGGTGTAGGATTAAATACGTTGTCGGGAAAGAATCCATTGGTACCACCGACAGCCAAGTTGATGATtatgtaaaactaaaaagatgAGGCGTTTTAGTTAAATGTTGTAGATGTTAATTAacgcatttaatttaaaattattaaattaccttTTGGTCGAATGGCGCCATTTTCGAACCGTATCGCCAGGGATTAAGTACGTTGGGATTCTTGCTAAATCCACCGTATTCCCAAAAGCCCTTGTTTCCAGGCGTTACTCGCCCTAGCTCAACATCGTCAAGGCTGAATTTTATGTAATCTGTTGAAAGGCCTCATTACTTTAAGATTATACAATATGGTTTATATTCATACATCATTTGAATTCACATGGAAGATTTTGAATAGATCATGAATTATGAAAAGTTTTTGCtgtgattaaatttatcttgtaCAATGATAAGGacgatatattaattagtatgagtagagaaaaaaaatattgtccaatattttaatgtttgtattgGCTGCTACCAAACTATACCTGGAGTCCACTCGAGCTGGTAGCGATGAAAGTCGTAATCATATCCTCCTTGGTTACGTCTAACCCAGTGAGCTGTTTCCCAACCGTTCCAATCAGGGTACGGTCCGAAATGTAAGGTAGACCCAGCTTCTTGTGTTCCAATGTGAAGTCCGTTCTGAATCATGTTACGGTTACCGCGGGATTCCACAAGATCAATTTCTCCAGACGCTGGCCACGTGCCATATGAATTGTACGCTGGCATTAACCAAATAGCTGTGAAATTTATTAGTGaaacattatcaaaatattgtacCAAATAAGGCAGGCTACTtaaaaaacttgtatttttctgatttatatGACAGTAACGAAATATATACTGTGCATGTTTATACTCATGTAATCCATTATGAAGGAGTATAATTGGATAATACAAGAACTAAAGTAGAATAGGTTAAGTTtaagaaatatcaaataaccAGGCCATAACCAGTCATAACCAATCATATCCAGTCATAACCACTTACCAGGCCATAACCAGTCTCCTGCAGGCATTTTAGCGCGCACCTCCACTCTTCCATAACGAAAGCTGAAGGAGTTAACTGTTCGGATGCGAGCGCTTTTTATGgggtttataatattgtttggaGTTCCTGTACGTTCACAGCCATACCATTGTGGGTTGGTGCATCTGTAATCAACAAAGacaaaatctataataaaaatccacaTTAATAAACTGTGTCAATATATATCTACGTATAGTGTAAGGTgtattttgtacattaaaggatatttttcagattatcaatataaaataattactgaaGCTTGTGTTAATGTTATATCTACGAAGTGCTATTTATCAAAAGAATATCTTTGATTCAATAATCTTTAATCAAAATCAGATatcataatgttataaattaaaaaaatcaaattagaataaaaaaaaaaataattcacaatttatttaatggaaatacAGGATGATTAAAATTcgtgttataattatacagaGGTGAAAGCTTATTTGGTAACGATAAAGTGACTTTGAATATCTACAATGAAATGTCGATATAAATAGAtccaattttaaattcattattaaataataagttaagttcgtattttttttttgacaaattcatataatttatctgtACCTATCAGCTGGTGCTCCACCTTCGATATTGAGAGTGGCAGTGTGTAGGAAGTTTTCTCCAAATTGGTCAGAAGTCAGGGACGGACGAATAAATAACTTGCCGTCTTGAGTGAACGAATTAGTTCTATTGTTATTATAGTATTGGAACTCCCAGTTCTGTTTGAAAATtagtcatattaatattaaggttGTATACTCACACAGTGTacatcattattttcaaagatGTAAACATtgtacatacacatacaccTAGTATGGTAGATAAGTACCTACATATATGAACTACATAAACAgataacgaaaatatattatatatggacgtgaatttaaaattataatacacattataatactgctaataacataattttatattttacacgtaaattttacattgaaaGGTAATTTTTCTCAACAGTAAATTTCATTGAACATGAGTCAAGGGACTAAACCGTTATATTTACTACGGGTTTTTCCTGTGAATAAAAACGTGACTTTTTAGTTATTTGGGAATTACGTCTAAAAAGGGCTTGATACAAATAGCGGGAAATACCTATTTAAATGTTGGTAATGCAatgaaaaagtatttgaattttgacaCATcgggaaataaaaatatgtacatatttttagacatcaattatatttattttatctgtaaatcgttttaatgttgtatatattatataatatataattaaaaaataaagtgtagATTAGTCGGTCTTAATAAACTTGGCACTTAGCTTtacatatctatatatgtattctaaatataagaaaataaatagataaatcgACTTACACCACCACCAGCCAAAGTGTTTTCGTGTTGCCATTTCTCAAGGTCAAATTCTTCGAAGTCGTCCGCGAATATCATGGCCCCCGAGCAAACAGTGATCGGTGCGTGGGTCCCGCTGACTGTGGTCACACTTGGAACACAGGCCTGCGCCCCCGCAAACAACGATACCGCTACTAGGAACCACATGATGCTGAAACAATTCAGATTACTAGCAAAATCTTTCTGATTCagacaataaattaatgttaaagttagttaacaataatattcaaaacattttaacaactTACAGTCTACAGATACTACAAACAATTTGTATAAGCAAGTTCCACTAGCACTAACACATCAATAGGTATGCCAGCGCATGAGAGAGACAATGAAATATACAAGCCTATTTATATTCGAACAGATATATAGGACCGCCGCTCTGTGACTGCGATGGAAAACTAATACCTAAATGCACAATTATACACACTGCAGATCGtgagaaatattatatcacgAGCTATTATAgcttttagaaaatttttactaCTGCTATGTTagattaaacttatataataaaataggcaACCTTTTAGAAGTGTTaactcaatttaaaaataatggttttttttgtgggaataaaaaatatattatattaaaatgagaataaaaataacaatctcACCAGTTCAATTTGAAGCAGATATTGCATTAAGATCGGTTATTTCgatcacatttatatattaagatagcATAAGATAATCGATCGCTGATTTAAAATACGATGCTATcactatttacttaaattctaacaaatattttgatataattgttCCTAAGTAAAAGGCAAGTCCTTGAaacttaatatacaaaaattggGCTGGTGAGaataaaagtaagttttttttatatgctctACCTAatagacaatatttattttaataatccctgtaaataaaaaatagcaatTTTTGGTACGACCCTTATGTCTTTATTagatagaaattttataatagttagagtcaatttatttttatataagtcatcttaaataaaatataacaacgaATGTAACTATGAATAAGTCATAAAGTTCCTaaagaaatgaattaaattctgAGTCAATTTATACTCGGGGCAAAACATCAACGAAAGTGAAACCAACTGAACAACTACAAGTATGTAAATTCTGTACAGTGACAAAAGTTTTGGCTGACTGACGTCAATGAAAACGTCTGGccttaaagataaaataaaataacgagaAACATAAACTCTAGAATTCAGAAAAGCTCATGGTCTTCATTTGTTTATAGCGATTTAGGTgtctgttatttaaaaatgtagatatatattttgtacatacgTGATAGAATAACACCTACATAACAACTTTTCTATACGAAGTTATTCAGTTAGATAGAATGCATGAAGTTGAATGAAACGGCGCTAAAAGATCACAGTTTTCAGATAAGTTAAGTTATGTAGtctcaattattaattacttaaacttTTATCTCTGAGATAATTGTCATTTTACGACAATACACACTTGGaagtcttaaataattattaatgtatctaAAGAAAAAGGATCCAATGAgtgataacaataaataatcgaTTGATACCACTCTCAATGATATCTACGGTTATTACAAAATCAAAGTTATATCAAAGTCGTTATTCGTGAAGACGTGTCAGGCTTCCGACAATGCCTGTCTTCCCGCCGGATATGGCTAATTTAATCATTACGTCtgcgataaatattaaaaataaaaataaaaaaaggaagtGGAAATATTATCTcggaacaaataattaaatttcgatGTCAACAGAACAAGACAACCAcagctttttttaaacttataaaaaaaaaatggatctAGAAGCTCTTAAGTTTTTACCGTCATTCAGTCTTTCTTCTCTCGtctttattcgtttaaatattcTACTTACCACTTTTAAATGATGAGATTCATAATCATCTAGTCATTTTTAACagtgagtttttttttgcattattaccaaaaagttatattataaagagttCAATACTCTTTAATTCACTTATAAATCCGTCACCCTATGTCATTTTTTACGTTTaattatgacattttatttttgtacttaaAACCATGGAAAATTTACAagtattaattctttttattagataattCAGTTTTTGATATGCGATAACGTTGCAAAATTAATACGGTAATcacttcttattttaaaagttgttgtttaaaactttttcaaaacGTTTGTAAAACGTTcgtatgaaacaaattttaattaaagttggattcatggttatttttttgtatctcaGATGCTTTGCGCGACAAAACATTTTGCTAAATCTTTCTGGCCGCTTGCAACGCGTATCGCTTTGAAGGAAACTTTgtcaaaaaattacaaatggcCATCTAATCTGAAGACTTTCACATACCAAGTCGTCCCTGATCGAAACATTACCTCATTTAAGAATGATCTTTCACTAGCTTTTAAAGCACTTGAATCCAGAAGAAACGAAAATTCTATTCAAAATTCGAGTGAAACTagattaaactttaattttctaaaagaTTGTCAAAGAGCATTTTCTTTCCGCCGAAAAGACAAACCGAAAGGCCAAAAGAGGCGAATACCTAAACTTATACTAATACAAAATCCGTTCAGTTGGTTGATGGTTAAAATAGATTTCAGTGTGTTGAGACATGTTTGGGACCCCTCGTTTAAGGAAAAAGAGTTTAAGTTTGCTACAAAACAGGTatcataatcaaatatttttcattataagaattactccttaattatttatagacaatttctttaattaaaataatattctatcaCTTATTGTCTCAGGCAATATCTCGCATCACAGAGGTGATAAGCCATGGACAGTTAGATGAATTAAATGGCTTGCTTACGAAAGCTGCTCGTTTAAGTCTGCTGCGCGAACTAGATCTGAATTGGGGTGAAAAGCAACGTCGTTTATtagctttaaaaaaagaagataTACAAATATCCTCACCTAGgaaagtgtattttataaggATAGCTGGTACGTTCTCTTAATTTAAtcactaaaaaataattacatgagctgtttgttattataataaatataaaattttttagataaaaaattttgcGACGTGGATATGGCATTTTTAGCATTAAAATGGGCTCCTATAAATAACATAGATGCACTGATCTTCACAGAAATATTTGCTCGCTTTCATCGAGAGTATACACCACATTGTATACCAGAATGGACCATagcatattttaaagtaacaagATTTGAAGTTTTAAGACGATAGACATGTAAAAAGGATCTAATGtttgtagaaaaatatatttttatatacatttttgaaaaaaaaaatattaaaaaaatatatagtttttattgttgaCCAGCATAcaaaaaactaacaattttCACAGATCTAAAAGTAGTACTTGTGGATTCTCTAGATATTCCTTTAGTTGATTCGAAAAACTTGCCATAGTGACTCCGTCGATAATCCTATGGTCAGCTGCAAAACTCACAGATAATATGTGAGCCTTTACTACGTTACCTTCTGAATCGAATCTAGGCAAAACCTGAAATTAATAACCAATTTTTATcacttcttatttattaaaacacggTTCAGAAGTGAATCTTTGAAAACATTGAATTAAGATGCTCATTGTGAAACCATATTTCTAATGTATAggtaatatatcattttatcttttatatggattaaaatttacattaaaacttgaaaatataCGCATGTATAAAagggaataatttttaagtcttTTAATTATCAAGTGGATCAAattcatgaatataaaaataattatcaaggATCagagtataatattataaacgtagTCAAAagaatctaaaaataaaacatttacctGAATCTTTCCTAGAGCACCAATCGACACTTGTGGCGAAAATATTATGGGCTTTGTATAAGTTCCGCCTacctgaaaataatttaaaaaccgaATATTATTATCCTTTTatgcatataatttaaatttttagacaATAAGGGTGAAGtttctaaacttataaaattatttattaaagatatcaaAGAGTTTCACAAGCACAGCTTTAAGTAATACTATGTTTTTCGATTTCATTTCGTACATCGGTACAATGGTTAAGCCAAATACAATGTCATTAAATCAAAAGTACGGTAAAGTTAATAATGTGTGAACATACAGCGGACCATCCAACAAAATGCATTGCTAACACTTTTTTTAcgtgagaaaattaaaaattcttttagtaTAAACCAAAAACACGACTAACTGACAGATATTTTTGCCTCGTCATTTAGTGAACACGGTTACTGCAAAATAATCGCAATGTTCGTTTCAAATGTAGAATAATAGAATGTCTAAGGTGAAGCCCaagaatatagttttgtttcaGTAATACATTAtactatgaattatttatcatttagcTATTAAtaggtatgtttttttaatatatatcttataatttttatatcttcataattaatatcatgatCATGCAACCTTAAgatgttaaaaatagattaatttttacttacaattCCAATGTTTGAAATAGTGAAGGTTCCTCCACTTAGATCATTAAATCCAAATTGTCCTTTAAAGCCTTTTTCTTGGAGTGAATTCAGTTCTCTCgctaattcaataatatttttattttgaacgttctagaacatattattatagatgaTTTTTTACTACGTCATTAAAACATAAGTTATTGAATCGaaatatttacctttataaCTGGCACCACTAAACCGTTAGGAGTGTTCATCGCCACTCCAATATTATGACTGGctttgtatataatgttttcacAATTGCTGTCAGGACTACTGTTTATTATTGGGTACTTAGCAATACTCAGCGACGcagcttttattattatgggCATATAGGTTAATTTAACTCCTCTATTTTTAGCCATAATTTTCAGATGTTCTCTTGTTTCTACTAATTTTGTTACATCGTATTCGTCACTAAATACAAAATGAGgtattttctaaaaacaacaaaagtgGCTAACCAGTTTCATTCAGATTTCTACaaaaatgacattaatatcttaaaagaaaacatacCATAGCTTCTGTCATAGATTTTACCATAGCCTTTGTAAAGCCTGTGATGGGAACTATTTTATCTTCCACAATGGTTTCCATTTTAGCAAAACCAGTTGTGACAGGTATTGACAAAGCTTCAACTGACAAGTCATTCTGTGGTATATCATTAGATTTATCAGAACTCATATTTAAATGGGATAAAACATCTTCTTTAAGTACTCTT is part of the Danaus plexippus chromosome 11, MEX_DaPlex, whole genome shotgun sequence genome and harbors:
- the LOC116765565 gene encoding rab-like protein 3; its protein translation is MAAIEKVKVVVLGDSGVGKTSLTYLVAHNKPLLSPGWTVGCSVEVKLHKYKEGTQAQNTFFVELWDVGGSNNHRNTRNVFYQPTHGIILVHDLTNRKSQLNLQKWLSEILNQDGTNPNYQHVDVDPEQFLGSTQIPILVIGTKYDLAEEKQRKNQYRRLASSIAEQCGADEIFVTCHQARSLAPGTSNSVKLTRFFDKVIERRYYATQFPDKRRLIPPHVLSTPVSTNKNTHYLSPRFYHMD
- the LOC116765918 gene encoding beta-1,3-glucan-binding protein-like, which translates into the protein MWFLVAVSLFAGAQACVPSVTTVSGTHAPITVCSGAMIFADDFEEFDLEKWQHENTLAGGGNWEFQYYNNNRTNSFTQDGKLFIRPSLTSDQFGENFLHTATLNIEGGAPADRCTNPQWYGCERTGTPNNIINPIKSARIRTVNSFSFRYGRVEVRAKMPAGDWLWPAIWLMPAYNSYGTWPASGEIDLVESRGNRNMIQNGLHIGTQEAGSTLHFGPYPDWNGWETAHWVRRNQGGYDYDFHRYQLEWTPDYIKFSLDDVELGRVTPGNKGFWEYGGFSKNPNVLNPWRYGSKMAPFDQKFYIIINLAVGGTNGFFPDNVFNPTPKPWSNNSPRAATDFWNGRNSWLPTWMLDQNEGHSASLQVDYVRVWAL
- the LOC116765769 gene encoding m-AAA protease-interacting protein 1, mitochondrial → MLCATKHFAKSFWPLATRIALKETLSKNYKWPSNLKTFTYQVVPDRNITSFKNDLSLAFKALESRRNENSIQNSSETRLNFNFLKDCQRAFSFRRKDKPKGQKRRIPKLILIQNPFSWLMVKIDFSVLRHVWDPSFKEKEFKFATKQAISRITEVISHGQLDELNGLLTKAARLSLLRELDLNWGEKQRRLLALKKEDIQISSPRKVYFIRIADKKFCDVDMAFLALKWAPINNIDALIFTEIFARFHREYTPHCIPEWTIAYFKVTRFEVLRR
- the LOC116765950 gene encoding lipoamide acyltransferase component of branched-chain alpha-keto acid dehydrogenase complex, mitochondrial, with the protein product MAFATRRFILLNLRNLKYSLYSANARKNTLRHYSKALVSFKIDDKQNTRRLQTTNTYNKSVAFKLSDIGEGIREVVVKEWYIKVGDKVQQFDNICEVQSDKAAVTISSRYDGVVTKLYYEVDQTALVGQPLVDIEVEDAEEDSSQKSAIPEITKEVPKSEVKSERIKVLTTPAVRRIAAQFKVDLSNVNATGKNGRVLKEDVLSHLNMSSDKSNDIPQNDLSVEALSIPVTTGFAKMETIVEDKIVPITGFTKAMVKSMTEAMKIPHFVFSDEYDVTKLVETREHLKIMAKNRGVKLTYMPIIIKAASLSIAKYPIINSSPDSNCENIIYKASHNIGVAMNTPNGLVVPVIKNVQNKNIIELARELNSLQEKGFKGQFGFNDLSGGTFTISNIGIVGGTYTKPIIFSPQVSIGALGKIQVLPRFDSEGNVVKAHILSVSFAADHRIIDGVTMASFSNQLKEYLENPQVLLLDL